The following is a genomic window from Nicotiana tabacum cultivar K326 chromosome 3, ASM71507v2, whole genome shotgun sequence.
CCTTGGTTGAAGAAGAAGGGCGCGACTGGGGGGTGGGGTTCTTTGGGTTGTCTGATGGCGAGAAGTTGATGGATGGCGGCTGGAATCCGGGGATTGTGAGGAAGACGAGCAGCGGCGCCGAGGATTTCTTCTCTGGGTTAGGGCGGCTGTGTATTCTTGTGGTGGTGCCCTAGGTTAGGTCTTTTCTAGGGTTTTTCATTCCAAAAGAAAATCCGACGGGGAATTGGGCATAGGTAAGGTGTTTGGGCCGCCGATTTGGGCCTCTATTTGGGCTAAAATTGTCTTTAAAAATGGCCCTTTGATTTTACAAGACTAAAaatgttgatttttttttctaaaacaatatactataaaattataaaatcattattaattaatcaaaacaaactaTATTATGACATGAAGctgtttttgatattttcaaggattatactaaaaataaaaatgcgttaaaaataatatttttctaaaaatatctaataccttaattaaattgtgaaaaataaaactatttttgtattttttaaattttgtgataaaaataatgtaaaagagtcaaatttagttgaaataactatattagacctaaactaagtatttaaatactaaaatatgtaaaatcttggggatggtcaaaaatcacatgtctacaaaatatagagccttttagtgtagtaaaatatagagtcttttagcgtagtaaaatgtagagccttttagcgtagaatcTCTATAGTTTAAGTACCTACTATAttgatagatcaaacacaaactctatccaattataatttataaaaattaattatttaatttataaaacaaacacacagaattatgaaaaatattaaaattgacacacataagaatttaggatagcttggtgctactgggcctcaaatatcgagcctggaacccaaaGATATATACGctgtccaattaaaaattaattatttaattttctaaacaaacacacaaaattctaaaaatattaaaattgacacacataagaattcaggaaaGCTTGGTGCTACTTGGTCTCAAATattgagcctggaacccatagatatatacgttgtccaattaaaaattaattatttaatttataaaacaaatacacagaattatgaaaaatattgaaACTGACACACATAaaaattcaggatagcttggtgctactaggcctcaaatatcgagcctggaacccataggtaaatactctgtccaattaattatttaattttcaaaacaaacacacaaaattataaaaatattgaaattgacacagaTAAGAATCCAGGAAAGcttggtgctactaggcctcaaatatcgagcatgaAACTCATAGATATATACGctgtccaattaaaaattaattatttaattttaaaaacaaacacacaaaattataaaaatattgaaattgacacacataataattcagaaaagcttggtgctactgggcctcaatatcgagcctggaacccatagatatatatgctatccaattaaaaattaattatttaatttataaaacaaacaaaattatgaaAAGTATTAAATTGACACatataagaattcaggatagcttggtgctactgggcctcaaatatcgagcctggaacccatagatatatactctgtccaattaaataattaaatattaattatttacaaaacaaacacacaattaatattgcttaatttacagtagacgacatggacgtgCCGCCTTTGCATCCTGGACCTTTCTCTGATGAGCTATTAGTGTTACAGGCCGATCATAGGTCCGCCTACGTATGGGAGGGAGAGCTATTGAACCAGACTCTCCGCGCCAGGAGAGTGGACGACTTGTGTGACTTTATGAGGGGCAGAGATTTCCATCCCCGTGTAGTCCAGCGCCTACGGGATACGAGCTTCTATAGGATTTTTCAAATTGGGCAGCTGCAGCTCGACTGGTCTCTGATCACAGccttgatagagcggtggcgaccagaTACGCACACTTTTCACCTgtccattggcgaggccaccataACGCTGTAGGATGTTGAGGTTTTGTATGGGCTGCCTGCTGATGGACAGCCCGTTGCACTGCCTCAATATATGAGATCAATGTCGTGTGCCCAGTATTTGGACTTGCTACAGCAGTTCACTAGTTTCAGGGCACAGGATGAGACTGCAGCTTCAGGGGCCAGTCGCATGGCTTTGACAACTATTAGACAGCATTTGGAGATATTGCACCCCGACATCACCGGCAAGACAGATGATCTACATATTCATCGGTACACAAGGTTGGTGTTGCTCCTTCTTTTTGGgggtgtcttgttcccgaacacttcgggaaatCTAGTGAGTTTGCgatttctacatcatcttcagcagctagatgatttaccccaATACAACTGGGGTGTTGCTGTTCTCGCTTACCTGTACAGGCATATGTGCagggcgagcatgggcacccagagCGACGTATGTGGTTTTCTACCACTTCTAgaggtgacaacatattcgaatactctgttcattactTCCAATTCTATCTAGTAAAAAATTTTCATAAACTTTACGTCAACCttttatgttaggtttgggcctagGAGCGGTTCCTATAGTTgtagccacctctaccaccattaaCTCCAGATGTAGAACCTctgtttctccctctagctatgAGGCAGGTTCTCCGGCATGAAAATTACCGAGCCattgatgctcatcataatctcccccttgtcagggatgtgttggatatgctggagggcgcacaggtaaatgtgtacctaaacttacttgttataTATTCACTTGTGTTGCacatactcacttttatgttattatttgatagttcatcttgaCATCATTCAACGACGACTTGATAAGTGgcctgcccgattattgctcggtcGACCGACTGATTTGGAGCACTTCTGTCCTGCTGATATGCCTCGATATTGTGGAGTGTCATGCCACAGAACGGGTAATTTGGCAGTTTGGCCGTCCGCAGACTATACCGAGGGGTCCTACATGGGAGGCTACACATTATCAGCAGGATAATCGTTCTAGGGCGGAAGACACATTTGTAGCATGGCTAGAGGCACAAGTCCATACTTGAGACCAGCGAGAGGACTTGATTCCGCCCCCACCTTCACAAATACAGGCGGCGACTATTCAGATGTATACGTCCTGGTACCGCCGTGTTACCtgactttttatcgggaaccccaTTCATCAAGCTGACGGTCGGTACAGACCATACGCCAGGAGGCACGAagcactggtatgttatttggtattcTTACTTATAACTATGATATAGCTTTCtgtaattaataatttaaatgttgtgcaggctattggtcATTATTTATTCTaccagttgggactgcagatgcagcagCATATCGGCGATCCTGCGATCGCTGAGTATGGCCGTCAGGTGATAGAGGTGGCTCTCAGGACACTGCAGTGAGCCAGACAGGACAAGCGCTTAGATCACGACCCTGATTATGTGGCGCCAGAGCCCCACCATCGGGGTAGGCCTGTCGCACACCAGAGGGGACGGGGAAGAGGTAGGGCTGTCTCACGAGGCGGAGGTGCCCCACAAGGCAGGGGTGCCCCATAGGGTCGTGGGGTccggcgaggaggtggtccccagcaacaGGGCGTTGAGGCACCTGATGAGGATCTTGGAGCTAATCAGCCAGGTTACATCCCTCAGCAAGACAAGCCTCCGAGCAGCATGTTGTCGTACAACCTTCAGCTGGAGCTGCCCGCATTGCAGGTGACCCGTTCAGATCCATTGTTGATCACGGGCACGGGCTTCACCACAGATATAGAGCAGTTCTTTTCAGGCCCATCGGCTGCAGCTGAGGATCGGCCGACCCTAGACGTTGATGGTGGGTGCAGGTTGTGTTTTGGCTCATTGTCGTCGGGTGCGGCGGATCTATCATaggcgcaggtatgtttgtattactattaaattttaatttgtttttttctcaataattttccataaattaatttttaattttcttattaaggcttcatcTCAGCCCGTCATGGAGGCCACTTTCTGCGATGCTGAGGACACCACGGATGCTTATATTCAGGAGCCCGGCGAGACCATGGTAAGAAAATgtttttgacttaacacgtacattactaatatacaTTTTCATATACTGAGCTTACTTATTGTTTTGTAGGTTGTTGATGGACCGACGACCCCTTCTACCGACCCTGCCAGCCAAACTGACGATCATGCTGCAGCGCATCCTCAtataaagaggcgacgtgataAAAATAATCCTGATAGTGTATCCGGGCGGGAGGGGACATTGAAGCACAAAGGTTGTGTGACtcattgattttattttctttgtattttatgtatgctatgtaaatattattttatgtaaataataacaacaattttTTATGCTTACATAATATGTGCATTATATCTTTATTACCCCGTTTCGTCTTTATTTTAACAGtataacacaaacacaaacacaaacatagaaacttaacataacttaaattcagtacaactaatgaaaatacatgacacgaaaaacataaagatacactactacgctcaacgcgtacatgtcattgtttagtcaccaccgcctagtattctctccaaccacttaaattttttttccaacttatttttttcttcttccacctctttgagtttctccttcaactTCGCAACTTCTCGTTTGGATTGTCGCTCTCTTTCCCACTGTTTCAAACACAAATAATGAAGACACTGTAACttttctttgtagtattcctgctgACAGAGTTCATCAATtcatacctcaaaattgcaaacaGGTTCGTTGGAAaccctataaaacttgttcatacaTGCCCAGTAACGGCGTCCAGCTTTACCATCATCCCCACAGTCTTTCATCATGTATTTTTTTCCGCACTCGCACCTTGGCACATAAAGGAATTCAGACATTTGTTAAAGCGTAAAGAAAAACCTtgcttttatgtaaatatttgcTATTAGTCATTGTTAAGCGCaaaaaataactagaatgcgcctgttatttataggcaagacaacacacaaaatgtagtattgtATCGTGCTATACATATTCACTTTTTCTGAAACAAAATAGCTTTTTTGCAGTCGGTCAActtttcagaccgacaagacaacacataAAACGTAGTGTTGTATCGCGCTATACATATTTACTTTTTCTGAAACGAAACAGCTTTTTCGCAGTCGTTCAgctttttaaactgacaagacaacacacaaagcGTAATAttgtaccgcgctatacatattgaCTTTTTCTGAAACGAAACAACTTTTTAGCAGTCGGTCagcttttcagaccgacaagacaacacaaaAAGCGTAGTATTGTACCACACTATACATATTGCCTTTTCTTAAATGAAATAGCTTTTTCGCAGTCAGTCAACTTTTtagaccgacaagacaacacacaaaatatagtatttaaccgcgctatacatattaaTTTTTATGAAACAAAATAGCTTTGTCTTGATTTAtccttttattatcttttattttcatataTGTTGCTTTAGTTATGGTTGTTGTGCTTTTATCTCTTcgaatattatgttatgaaatttcaatcttCATATTGGTCTTCTTTACTAAT
Proteins encoded in this region:
- the LOC142175555 gene encoding serine/threonine-protein phosphatase 7 long form homolog, which encodes MDVPPLHPGPFSDELLVLQADHRSAYVWEGELLNQTLRARRVDDLCDFMRGRDFHPRVVQRLRDTSFYRIFQIGQLQLDWSLITALIERWRPDTHTFHLSIGEATITL